One window of Flavobacterium dauae genomic DNA carries:
- a CDS encoding Pycsar system effector family protein, with product MELLSKAEAYIFNLFKDKLSSEYIYHDYLHTLRVVTAINELITGEHILEPDATHLKLAAWFHDSGYIYGAENHEEKSCEIFKNFIKENDTQDISVDAVCHLILATKCNYIPCNLLEMCIKDADFYHFTLENYNDVCVLLRQELETVFDNEMTDVEWCKQNLNVLTKQHYYFTDYAKKNWQPKKEQTIFAIRENLKKQQSDKKGKNKQIKEKKLEKLERPERGIDTLFRVTLNNHTQLSAIADSKANILLSVNSIIISISLTAIIPKLDNPNNAHLIIPTFLLLIFSVITIVYTILATKPKVSTNANIKNDIETRKANILFFGNFHQLHLQEFNDAMNDLMKDRAYLYDTLIKDLYYLGLVLNKKYKMLSISYTVFMIGIIVSVSAFCLAFIRL from the coding sequence ATGGAACTTTTATCAAAAGCCGAAGCATATATTTTCAACCTTTTCAAAGATAAACTATCTTCTGAATATATTTATCATGATTATTTGCATACTTTACGTGTGGTAACTGCAATAAACGAATTAATAACCGGTGAACATATTTTAGAACCCGATGCTACCCATTTAAAGCTTGCCGCCTGGTTTCACGATTCGGGATACATTTACGGAGCTGAGAATCACGAAGAAAAAAGCTGTGAGATCTTTAAAAATTTTATTAAAGAAAATGATACTCAAGATATTTCTGTTGATGCTGTTTGCCATTTAATTTTAGCAACCAAATGCAATTATATACCTTGTAATTTGTTGGAAATGTGTATAAAAGATGCGGATTTTTACCATTTTACTTTAGAAAATTATAATGATGTTTGTGTTTTATTAAGACAGGAACTGGAAACTGTTTTTGATAACGAAATGACTGATGTTGAATGGTGTAAGCAAAATTTAAATGTTTTAACCAAACAACATTATTACTTTACCGATTATGCCAAAAAAAACTGGCAACCTAAAAAAGAACAAACCATTTTTGCCATTAGAGAAAATTTAAAAAAACAGCAATCTGACAAAAAGGGAAAAAATAAACAGATAAAAGAGAAAAAACTCGAGAAATTAGAACGTCCTGAACGGGGTATTGATACGCTGTTTCGGGTTACATTAAACAATCACACACAATTAAGTGCCATTGCCGATAGTAAAGCCAATATTTTACTGTCGGTAAATTCAATCATCATATCTATTTCATTAACGGCAATTATTCCAAAATTAGACAATCCAAATAACGCACATTTAATTATACCTACTTTTTTATTGCTGATTTTTAGTGTAATAACGATTGTTTATACCATTTTGGCAACAAAACCTAAAGTAAGTACCAACGCTAATATTAAAAACGATATAGAAACGCGCAAAGCAAATATTTTATTTTTTGGTAACTTTCATCAGTTGCATTTACAAGAGTTTAACGATGCAATGAACGATTTAATGAAAGACCGTGCTTATTTATACGACACACTAATAAAAGATTTATATTATTTAGGTTTGGTATTAAATAAAAAATATAAAATGCTAAGCATTTCTTATACTGTTTTTATGATAGGAATCATCGTATCGGTATCGGCATTTTGTTTGGCTTTTATTCGGTTGTAG